The DNA sequence GCATCAATTGCAGCTAAAACGTCACCATCCTTGCAACCTTTGACAGAGCAAACTTTGTAAATGGCCAAGTGGGCATGAGGGGCCATGCCAACCGCGGTGCCATTGCCATTTCCATTCGCATTGGCACCTTTCACAAAATTTCCAGCAGCCGTGCTGGATGTGTGGGTGCCTTGGCCGACCTCATAGGGAAACAAAGTAGCAGCAGCACCATGGACGCAATTTCTTGCCCCAATTAGCTTGTTATTGCATACTGTCTCGTTGAACTCGCATCTCTCTTTCCATTTAGCAGGTGGAGGAGGAACGCCTTCATCTCCAAATGAAGGATGATCAGGCCAAATCCCAGTGTCCACAATGCCAATTATCACCCCTTTACCATAATTTGATCCGTTCATCCAAAATCCCAATCCTTGGTTTATTAACCCCAAGAACTTAGGACTGTGAGTAGTTTGTAAAGATAACATCCTTGCAGGTTGAGCAGACAGAAAACCTTCCGTGTCTTCGATGGCTTTCACTTGGTTAGCTGTCAATCTTGCTGTAAAACCCGTCACCACGTTTCGATAGGTATGGACAATTTGAGGTTGTTGCTGGTTTGGGGTTGTGGAAGTGGGTAAAAATGATTGATACCAAGTGTTTAAATCTTCATACTGTAGAGAATTAGATCCTGCACCCTCGGGCTTCTTGGTGAAGATGATATAAGTTTGGGAGATGCTTTGGTCCTCACCTGTCAGGGAACTAACTTGTTCAAGTTCTTCAGCAACTGCTGTTGCGAATGTTAGAACAAGAACCAATCCGGGGGGAAACATGATCATCTCCAAAGCTGAATTCTCCATCTACAggttattaaattcataatttacTCAGTTTCACCATGTGGTTCATGCTCTTTGACATAGAAAAAAAACAGTGGGAAGACGGGTCTTAATTATTGGATAAAGGAAAAATCATTTCCCACCTCAAAAGTAGTCGCACTATTAAAAGCTAAAGTATGAAAGCAGCTTAAAagcgaaaataaaaaaataaaaaaaaagattaaaaaaaaatttattcttgaTGGTCATATACATGCAAGCAAGATTATCATGCATTCATTGTTACTATATATGGCCAGAACAATATACTGCTGGATAGGGGGAtcagatatttttatttgtaacaaaatatttgaaagtAGTCTAATAATGATGATGCAAATCGGTAGctgtagaattttattattattgttattaataatatgtaacagaattttattaattcttactcaaatataattttggccTTTTACcggaatctttttttttattcaaatatatagGTGTTGGGGCTTTAACTTAATCACCACACAGcaagtttaatattttttagaaaaatattatttgtcaattgCCATCACGTTACAATCAGCACTATGGGACAGGATCAGAATACAACATACAACATACAAATTAATTccctatcccaaaaaaaaaaaaaaaacaatccatTTTTCATTGgacatttctaaaaaaataaaaataaattaaaaaaaaaggtcaaaagaTAATTAAAGTGATTAAGAGGGTATCAAAGTAGCTTTTATTCTGAGCTAATAAAATGGCCCAATTTCATACAAATGTGATAGGTATTGGGCTTCTACCAGAATACTTACGGGAAACCCATTTCAAATATCCTTCAACAAATAGTTTACCATCCTTCTGGGAATCATTTTGTGAGAtggggaatttggtccaataccTTCATAGGACCGAGGTTAATGAATTTTGCTCTctcatttgatatattttttgttctacccttcaatatccattgtaaccttcaaacaaaaaaaaattacttacatatcctattatattttaaaccaaacaaaaatcaactttttctaaacgtctttacacgaacatacaaatacaaaaaaccaaaccaaagttgccgtggaaaagccaaacattaggatctcatctcagcactgtccgaggtaattggttgaatatttttgtttatttgttgtcgTGGGACCAGTGtgggttgtttttgtgtggatttgtCTTTGTGTTTATCTCTTTCGTTGCCGTGGAGTgtgcgtttttatttttattttttgtgtttatttgttgccttaccttaccgttaaatacttacaaatttagtacaatgagacattgaaacttgtgATTTCTGTTTAGTGTTTGAGAACCGGTttaaaatgtggaatttttgaagatttaggttttCGTATAgaagtgattataacctaggttttaggatagattaATATTGgacattagtaggaaatgaagagaggaaagaaatgggaccggtttggccttgaatggtggccggaggtggaagaaataaccggGTCAAGAATCGGGTTGGGActggtttaggcgggttcgggtcgacccgaacaagggttgaagatggattgaacgacatgtcgtctgggatgaacgacacccagacgacacgtcgtttttaattttttttttaaaaatttttataaatttttttttttcggttccaTCGACAGACATCcctgagcatggaaaataaataaaggatgaaggcagggaaatcaatgaatttgatgaagaagaatgttagtttgtaataaaagaacataatatatgtatatatatgtatttgttacaacttagggatataaggatttttaccatgatcgaagtttaaatccttaagctaaaggtgttatctcactagtgcatgatactcaaactctgtctagaaaactggttttgtgggttgaaaagaagaatttttttaaaaacgtacttgacccttaggaaactaattatatttctttttggatttttatacagataaaataaatatgaagtgaatgatttgtatagcatatacAGATGTcggtaggtctgagcttttataaccaaatcaggttaaacacaagcagtatggggaagagatgtagctacattagttgacatactcatatagaagtggtggacatgttgcagtccagcttaacctatatgttcagattatagtctgcaactttctgtgcatattttttagacatatattgtatggtaagaaataattaaatataacatgaatatgatatgtatatatacagtctaaggactgcttttgattggcttataacaatctgtctgTTGCGTCGCTTCTATctagtcttccacctctatacttcactttcttgtttttctattttgggtgaattgactacttcctctccagtcatttcaatatttcactttatctccatctgcatgtagcatcataattggccacaattgtgggttgctctattaaaacctcactttagactatagctgcattagaaatcttagttgcttttcagaccttcttttttcttttaagttttttcttcttcctttttgctagggtaatttattactaaaaatcagtacatggagataagagaaaaatactttatgattaattagaattgaagttgagaattccagagttagtactttctaaaggtatagatatatatatatatatagagagagagagagagagagagaagatcgatgcataaaattttaggtacatggttagctagaagcaaacacgcaaacactttatccccaaaaaagaaaaaaataaaaaattaaagaagaaaaagatagaaagatttagatggcatgtacactgctatacagtaaatgttcagtaaatgttttgtagatggcatgaacaatatccttaggaagagagcgtatgaaattgaggattgcggatatttatacatgtatgtatacatagttgacaatgttgttaaaggtagataaaagtttattaatgttgtcaatgtacatttgtaggttgtactttataatggcaccaaagaggaacttacgacgtcaaccgaagaagggagttaagaaggtggaaagtaagagacgcggtggtagcatagcagcacccgactctaagcgtcgacgaactactaggcagaaatccaaaactgagacggaaagcaccaaacttcgagggcacgttccactttcctctcccccatctgatatggtaagttttatattcatttatgttgttttgtgtggtaaatgataagacatctgacagtatttattcatgaatgtgaaaactgaagaaaaacttcacccgatggccatcggtaattgccgataggccatcgggcttttttttagttcattgtaggttgattaccgatggtttcatcggtaattaccacttgtgcaaaaatgtgaacccatatgtcttaagatttagttggaaattattattatcaagttagggtggaaaaatagggtatgattaaatcgttgatgtcagttccatttatgtaattcattttgcagcccatcgatgctccaaaggaacagatgttgcaggatgccgatataaataaagttagggcatattcattcgggaatccaatagaggcgaacaaagtaattacaagtgtcctcacaagtgagcagctggaaaagtatagacaaacatgttttggacatttacttgacatgaagaacctccggttctctggtcaggtagtgcatcacctgctttgtagacaagttgtgtccaacaatccagaagtactggagtttaacttcggcggatctgcagtgcggtttacgaagtgggaattcgcactcattagtgggttaaagttttgtaggtacccttcgatgtatgatatgcaaatttccaaaggaaatgagctgcgcacgaggttgctagatgacaggagtgacttgaaaccgcccgaactgGAATGACTATGcaaggatacactttttgtggatgattgggatgctgttagaattgcgttactatatttcttagttcatggtgtactcggaatggatctgaaggttcaaataaataaaaaattcattgatttggttgctgatcttgacgtatttaattcctacccttggggcattctgagctacaaggagacgatcaactcattccacaatgcattccagcaacgaggacgaggacgtgcagtaaagaataaatcacagtattatgacctaaaaggttttccattggtgttttaggtacggtaatatatttaatacatgtagcgtttacttaaaaattatatttaataacctataatttgtattttgtaggcgtgggggtttgaagcaatccctgattttggtaaccaatttgccgaccggttggaaacccgttgtccgaggatccttggatggcatactccaaggcaaccgaaccattttgctgtccataattggttctcctccaatagcaatgtaaggcaaattttttttagactacatggtacgactacattcaagttacattaccataatcagtttccaaatttacttttttttcctttcttcatttcatgtagtatgttgtgcactggaggttatatgctaccgatgaggagaagactatggattactggcgaacaatagcagttgacatacatgaagttcgctacacgtcacctccaattgtagcaccaatagttggcgctaaagatgttggcgctaaagatgttagcGCTAAAGATGCATtcaaagctgaggagcattctagcggccctccagatgctaatttcagggtatgcaattgttacttgcacgcaaatttgtatttcatatgttgtactaatatatgttgacttatgttttggatattgatattgattagcttgcttgcttagaggcaaaatttgatgaattaaataaagagatggcagcgttaaggaagatgcttagttctgttattgaccaacaaaagcatcaggtatcatttagacaacttagtatactttactttgttgcttcagcattattaaattacatattgtaattcaacaattatttgttgttagagtttgggaactgcaaaaataaccattgtgttttgcaggccgagcatcatatgcatagccattcaccgtcatcttcggttagaccatcatcccctgtggcaccgtctgttggagagcaagctgaagaatttgatgcacccatagacggttccaatggtaggaaggaggatgatgattgtactacaccgtttgagcctatcgtacctggaggaccctatgtggaggattcctgggctttgaTGCCATATCAGCCTTTGcatttcgggtgggatatcagtgcttcagctgacagtccgcatcatgaccaatcaactgagattgaggtggaagatcggacgcataacgttggtgatacaagccgattcggttgagtttaccaccagtcacatcacgtcatctctccttacaccgacccgtgtaaaaagaaggtcaaatttaatcttactcgacctattgatgcatcaaaggagagggcgttcgatgagtggcatagggtggcaccgaaggaagcaaccgtgtgtacatcttatatgacggtgggaaaggaattttttgctgagctacttaccgatgaaggatggttgaattcctatgtaagttatatgctttttgttcatgtaaaatcattgtggtcctacatttggaatgatgttttatttatcacctcgcacttgttacttatttcctttaatgtggttttgcagcatattgatactattttgtatttcatacgaaaaaggcggtttgataatgagaaaatgttcaccaacacccgtgccatattagacgtgttatttaggataagatgatgggatgttactcCGTTggttaatgttatattgatgatattttatattgtatatatttcattatttggcagtcatccatcaaaaggcgttatcccatatggagggcatctcgtagcacatattcatgtgatgcgaccctttgtaGCTATGTGcatgggaagtcacccaaacctagcgtgtcgtggcggatatgtgattatgtaagtccatacatatattgaaaaaaattctcactaagtttcccattttgtggataatgaggttatgttctaatttgcaggtgtacatccctgtcaacaatggaggcacGCATTGGTTGgtagcatgtgtggacttgaaggcccgacatattgatttatatgatccaaatatgggaaataaatatgtccagaatagagagttgaagaatgcagaatgccttacgtatatgctgctttacctattgagggatgggggatgttacgagaagaatccggatgtgcctcccactttagatccattcacgatgaccatgatcaaagttGCACcctgccaagataatgggtatgaatgtgttgtcatttcaaacaacttgtattgctgctgttttattgtggttacgtgtgaaaatacacgtggttggttttcattaatgctaatcattaatgctattctgcaggggtgattgtggcgtctacgctcTGAAACTTATTGAATacatgagtagtgaggagaatccttcatttggtccgcaagacattatgttttttagaaaaataatgctattgatttgtactttaataaaatttcaacgtagatcgtatgtttaatgttatgacactccatactaatgttatactaatgttatcttaatatgctgaacctatctttactaatgacaacctttgaaaaaaaaaaagaaaaaagaaaaaaaaaccctcggttgtggtaaaaattaaagcaaagatgattaccgatggttcaTCGATAATTCCtgattcaccatcggtaattacagaaacgcttttggtaatatgaattaagattttttttttctccaaatactCAACTAATGGAGTATTTTCGGCAATAACatgcaaattatacattcatcaatgccccCAAATGTTCCGAAAACGTTCTCCTATTGGCACAAATActtaattaccgaaggtttcatcggtaattaccgaaatcctACGGTAAtgacattttaccaattttttggaccccacaagtcccataacgtgtgttgaatgcaaaaacatgcaaaatagggattctaaaattatactaaggagaaaaaatcccaaaatttcataaaagtgtctcaaattttgcaaaaaaattggatgactgtattccctcggtaattcccgaggaaaccgtcggtaaccaacaaattcacTCTGGAACACTTACtgacggtttcatcggtaattcccgagggtgtacagtccataacattttaccaattttttgggccccacaagtcccctaaggtgtgttgaatgcaaaaacatggcaaatagggattctataattataataagcagagaaaatcccaaaatttaataaaagtgtaccaaattttgcaaaagaataggatgactgttcaccctcggtaattcccgaggagatcgtcggtaaccaacaaaaatCCTCTGGAAAacttaccgacggtttcgtcggtaattcccgagggtgtacagtccatcacattttatcaattttttgggccccacaagtcccctaaggtgtgttgaatgcaaaaacatgcaaaataaggATTCtataattatactaaggagagaaaatcccaaaatttcataaaagtgtctcaaattttgcaaaaaataggatgactgttcaccctcggtaattcccgaggaaaccgtcggtaaccaacaaattcacTCTGGAACacttaccgacggtttcgtcggtaatttccgagGGTgcacagtccataacattttaccaattttttgggccccacaagtcccctaaggtgtgttgaatgcaaaaacatgcaaaatagggattctgtaattatactaaggagagaaatcccaaaatttcataaaagtgtctcaaattttgcaaaaaaataggatgactgttcaccctcggtaatttccgaggaaaccgtcggtaaccaacaaataacccctggaaaaattaccgacggtttcgtcggtaattcccgagggtgtacagtccatcacattttcccaatttgttgggccccacaagtcccataatgtgtgttgaatgcaaaaacatggcaaatagggattctaaaattataataagtagagaaaatcccaaaatttaataaaagtgtatcaaattttgtaaaaaagtaggatgactgttcaccctcggtaattcccgaggaaatcgtcggtaaccaccaaataccctttggaaaaattaccgatggtttcgtcggtaattcccgagagtgtacagtccatcacattttacaagttttttgggccccacaagtctcaTAACGTGTGTTagtgcaaaaacatgcaaaacagggattctaaaattgtcctaaggagagaaaatcacaaaatttcataaaagtgtctcaaattttgcaaaaaaattggatgactgtattccctcggtaattcccgaggaaaccgtcggtaaccaacaaattcacTCTGGAACacttaccgacggtttcgtcggtaattaccgaaagtgtacagtccataatattttaccaactttttgggccccacaagtcccttaagtgtgttgaatgcaacaacatgcaaaatagggattctataattatactaagtagagaaaatcccaaaatttcataaaagtgtctcaaattttacaaaaacgtaggatgactgttcaccctcggtaattcccgaggaaaccgtcggtaaccaacaaataacccctggaaaaattaccgacggtttcgtcggtaatttccgagggtgtacagtccatcacattttaccaatttgttgggccccacaagtcctatAATGTgggttgaatgcaaaaacatggcaaatagggattctaaaattataataagtagggaaaatcccaaaatttaataaaagtgtatcaaattttgcaaaaaagtcAGATGACTATTCACCCTCAGTAagtcccgaggaaatcgtcggtaaccaccaaataccctctggaaaaattaccgacggtttcgtcggtaattcccaagggtgtatagtccatcacattttacaagttttttaggccccacaagtcccataacgtgtgttaatgcaaaaacatgcaaaacaggactctaaaattgtactaaggagagaaaatcacaaaatttcataaaagtgtctcaaattttgcaaaaaaattggatgactgtattccctcggtaattcccgaggaaaccgtcggtaaccaacaaattcacTCTGGAACACTTACCGAAGGTcgcgtcggtaattaccgaaagtgtacagtccataatattttagcaattttttgggccccacaagtcccctaaggtgtgttaaatgcaacaacatgcaaaatagggattctataattatactaaggagagaaaatcccaaaatttcataaaagtgtatcaaattttgcaaaaaaatatgatgactgttcaccctcggtaattcctgaGGAAATCGTCGATAACCACagaataccctctggaaaaattaccaacggtttcgtcggtaattcccgagggtgtacagtccatcacattttacaagtttttttcattcaacacacgttatgggacttgtggggcccaaaaaacttgtaaaatgtgatgtaCTGTAtgccctcggtaattaccgacgaaaccgtcggtaatttttccagagggtatttgtaggttaccgacgatttcctcgggaattaccgagggtgaactgtcatcctatttttttgcaaaatttgatacacttttattaaatttttggacTTTCTctacttattataattttagaatccctatttgccatgtttttgcattcaacacacattatgggacttatggggcccaacaaattggtaaaatgtgatggactgtacaccctcgggaattaccgacgaaaccgtcggtattTTTTCCAgggggtatttgttggttaccgacggtttcctcgggaattaccgggggtgaacagtcatcctatatttttacaaaatttgagacacttttatgaaattttgggatttgctctccttagtataattataaaatccctattttgcaggtttttgcattcaacacaccttaggggacttatggggcccaaaaaattggtaaaatgttatggactgtacactttcggtaattactgacgaaaccgtcggtaagtGTTCCAGAgtgaatttgttggttaccgacggtttcctctggaattaccgagggaatacagtcatccaatttttttgcaaaatttgagacacttttatgaaattttgggattttctctccttagtacagtTTTaaaatccctgttttgcatgtttttgcattcaacacaccttaagggacttatggggcccaaaaaattggtaaaatgttatggactgtacaccttcgggaattaccgacgaaaccgtcggtaatttttccagaaggtatttgttggttactgacgatttcctcgggaattaccgagggaatacagtcatccaatttttttgcaaaatttgagacacttttatgaaattttgggattttctctccttagtacaattttagaatccctgttttgcatgtttttgcattaacacacgttatgggacttgtgggacccaaaaaacttgtaaaatgtgatggactgtacaccctcggtaattaccgacgaaaccatcggtaatttttccagggtgtatttgttggttaccgacggtttcctcgggaattaccgatcgTGTACagtcattgtatttttttagaaaatttgagaactttttaagcaattttgggattttctctccttaggataattttagaatccatgttgttcatttttttgcattcaacacaccttaggggacttatggggcccaaaaaattggtaaaatgtgattgccatagggtttctgtaattaccgacgaaaccttcggtaatttttgaatcaaaaacaaattgaacgttttcattttttaatgccgtttaATCACTTACTTtgccagaatttatcattaataatgctacatttagcatgtttttggttggaacacacatgattgaagttgccggatggaattgttgtgagtcttttacgacggtgtacaaatgtcaattaccgatgatgcattggtcattaccattgggcagtaatatcatccatgcaatagtaagaaacatacaaacaacttaaccaaaaattgaagacggaatgatatgttatcaaaacaatacgacagatgaatttgacaataaaagaacacataaagccaacgtctattacgccaaaacacatgttacgcggttggccaactaattgcattcctgactacatttcatacactcacataccacataacatgacctcattgtctgaatatagcatcatgcgattAATGGGTGTTCGTTTTAGTGGTGTTGTTAgttgttagtgctatcaagaggtacggcggcggagcatgatcggctgctgtgaccaacctgtttgcacctcccgcatctatattgatgacgctcctctccttgagattgaatcctcttttttctcggtcttcctgactgtttgccaatttgaggtggaagtacaacctagtttatgacatcatctggagcatgccactgacatttatctccaagtggatatatggtttccgaatatgcataacggagtgagtcaactgagtaatgcgccgagcaaaggaaatatggagaaatatgtcgatgcttacatgctgcaattgcatggacacaaggaaatccatcaatgtcaaattccttgcatgagcacgtcttattttctaagttaacaactccaacgaacatgccatggccaacaacttgaaactcatataagttcattggcataacacgtaagcctctgccattatttgagcggtcatgcatgattttttccaaccaattagtaacaagagtttgcattgcaacagcgttagttcgacgttcataccaccacctttgcaaaacatcacgaatgtgatctagtaatggcaaaacaggtttatccctagcatcaataagcacagaattcatgctctctgcaatgttagttgtcattatgttgtatctattgcccggaaaatgtgatctagcccattttgaaggacttgcatccttgagatattgtacagcttcaatactaaccccttctaaaagctgcatggccttatcaaaatcctcaacaatatatgctctagctgcatcattaaaagttgatataatcgcgttgacattacctttaaacttcttagcacgtaaatttgtaccaagatgatatgtgcagtggccatggtgattattagggaaaactgtacgtattacttttgcaatgctcttgtgtctatccgatataaaagctatattcggatcatccccaaacgcttctttaaagctctcaaaaaaccacgtgtaagccgcatccgtctccccagggcctattccataa is a window from the Ziziphus jujuba cultivar Dongzao chromosome 11, ASM3175591v1 genome containing:
- the LOC132800013 gene encoding uncharacterized protein LOC132800013 — its product is MAALRKMLSSVIDQQKHQAEHHMHSHSPSSSVRPSSPVAPSVGEQAEEFDAPIDGSNGRKEDDDCTTPFEPIVPGGPYVEDSWALMPYQPLHFGWDIRVIVASTL